In Leptospiraceae bacterium, one DNA window encodes the following:
- a CDS encoding 4-hydroxythreonine-4-phosphate dehydrogenase PdxA, producing MNLAKTKKIILTRSECNLQLPFFKEINLENLSKPIPSGLYQITKDCLNKTEGKNIHLGKPSIESGKVSFYSFHLAVQIQKQIGGNLITLPLSKEWVIKSGVRNFRGHTEELSMLYKKPTTMLMYGPTMKVIVLTTHIPLRKVSLELKKIDVLSLINSIKNSTIFQNPKIALCGLNPHAGEDGKIGTEEKEVLLKIVEKFRTNRMNISEPMPADSLFQSDIRSKYDLILACYHDQGLIPFKSIEGKKGINVTLGLDFLRVSPDHGTAFDIAGKGNADPTSFWECLNFTAKN from the coding sequence ATGAATCTGGCTAAAACAAAAAAAATTATCCTAACGAGGTCAGAGTGTAATCTTCAACTTCCATTTTTCAAAGAAATCAATTTGGAAAATCTATCGAAACCTATTCCAAGCGGGCTATACCAGATTACCAAAGATTGTTTAAACAAAACGGAAGGAAAAAATATACACTTAGGAAAGCCTTCAATTGAATCGGGGAAGGTATCCTTTTATTCGTTTCATTTGGCGGTTCAAATTCAAAAACAAATAGGTGGAAATTTAATAACTCTCCCTTTAAGTAAAGAATGGGTGATAAAAAGTGGAGTAAGAAATTTCAGGGGTCACACTGAAGAGCTTTCCATGCTTTATAAAAAACCAACTACTATGTTGATGTATGGTCCCACTATGAAGGTAATTGTTTTGACTACTCATATTCCATTACGAAAAGTAAGTCTTGAATTAAAAAAAATAGACGTTCTGTCGTTGATCAATTCTATCAAAAATTCCACAATTTTTCAAAATCCCAAAATTGCACTTTGCGGGCTAAACCCTCATGCAGGAGAGGATGGAAAAATCGGTACCGAAGAAAAAGAAGTGTTATTAAAAATTGTTGAAAAATTCAGGACAAATAGAATGAATATTTCTGAGCCTATGCCTGCTGACTCTTTATTCCAGAGCGATATACGAAGTAAATATGATTTGATCTTGGCTTGTTACCACGACCAAGGTCTTATTCCTTTTAAATCGATTGAAGGGAAAAAAGGAATCAATGTGACCTTAGGACTGGATTTCTTACGAGTATCTCCAGACCACGGAACTGCTTTCGATATTGCAGGAAAAGGAAATGCAGACCCGACAAGTTTTTGGGAGTGTTTGAATTTTACTGCAAAGAATTGA
- a CDS encoding polymer-forming cytoskeletal protein, protein MALVKSGSSEITNSTIGENSYFSGKFFINGSLKIDGKFEGKSLQAEQLYVGVSGKVKTNITAASVIVEGIIIGNVTARNRVMLLPTSKILGDIKTPELIIQNGVILEGRCMISNDLKHSAKDFIELDYSKDSLSVEKLFGKSSQKE, encoded by the coding sequence ATGGCATTAGTAAAAAGTGGATCATCAGAAATAACCAATTCAACTATTGGTGAAAATTCTTATTTCAGTGGAAAATTCTTCATCAATGGCTCTTTAAAAATTGATGGAAAATTTGAAGGAAAATCTCTTCAAGCAGAGCAACTCTATGTTGGAGTTTCCGGAAAAGTAAAAACAAATATTACTGCAGCAAGCGTTATTGTGGAAGGAATTATCATCGGGAATGTAACTGCAAGAAATAGAGTGATGTTGCTACCTACTTCAAAAATTCTAGGTGATATTAAAACTCCTGAACTTATTATTCAGAATGGTGTGATCCTTGAAGGTAGGTGTATGATTTCAAACGATCTCAAGCACTCTGCCAAAGATTTTATTGAATTAGATTATTCCAAAGATTCTCTTTCAGTTGAAAAATTATTCGGGAAGTCATCTCAAAAAGAATAA
- a CDS encoding fasciclin domain-containing protein, whose translation MRKFFIVLMVVVGLISFSGVVNCKKDSGQDSGTGMSGLDDGVSQKNALQIAVGSKDHSTLVAAVKAADLVDSVANPGPLTVFAPVNSAFEKLPKGTVEDLLKPSKKHDLVHVLEYHVCLPGRPIDSFTDGEDIEMANGDHVVMKVKNGKVTINGANIVASIPASNGWIHVIDSVLLPPAPKK comes from the coding sequence ATGAGAAAGTTTTTTATAGTTTTAATGGTCGTAGTGGGGCTAATTTCTTTTTCGGGTGTAGTCAATTGTAAAAAGGATTCAGGTCAGGATTCCGGAACCGGAATGTCTGGACTTGACGATGGAGTCTCCCAGAAAAATGCGCTTCAAATTGCAGTAGGGTCAAAAGACCATAGCACTCTTGTTGCAGCGGTAAAGGCAGCTGATCTTGTGGACTCAGTTGCAAACCCGGGACCTTTGACAGTATTTGCTCCAGTCAATTCTGCATTCGAGAAATTACCTAAGGGAACGGTTGAAGATTTGCTAAAGCCGTCCAAAAAGCACGATCTTGTGCATGTATTGGAATACCATGTATGTCTGCCCGGCCGTCCTATTGATTCCTTCACAGATGGGGAAGATATAGAAATGGCAAATGGAGACCACGTTGTGATGAAAGTAAAAAATGGAAAAGTTACAATCAATGGTGCAAATATCGTTGCGAGTATTCCTGCTTCAAACGGTTGGATCCATGTAATAGATTCAGTTCTACTTCCACCTGCTCCTAAAAAATAA
- the uvrA gene encoding excinuclease ABC subunit UvrA: MSDNFIRVRGAREHNLKNINIDIPRDKLVVITGLSGSGKSSLAFDTIYAEGQRRYVESLSSYARQFLGQMEKPDLDLIEGLSPAISIEQKTTHRNPRSTVGTVTEIYDYLRLLYARIGKPHCPVCKTLITSLSVDQITERILLFPVGSKIQILAPVVRSLKGEHKEIFDKARKDGFNRVRINGEIHSLDEEFHLKKNIKSNIEIVVDRLVIKEGLNSRLADSVETALKASNGLLIVDDGEKDHLYSQKLSCPNCDNVSIPELSPRLFSFNSPEGACQKCDGLGMLLEFDEELIVSNPVLSLMDGCFEVWGKSGGYWYVATIHALAKTLKFDYNTPWEKLPKKIQKSILHGDSSVKIDYDFRKEDSHFEFSREFEGVIPNLQRRYKETKSDSMRQWMESYMTNHPCPSCNGKRLNPMSLSVSIQNTTIDKFVSFSVEKALDFTKSLGIKGSDETIAKPILKEINQRLTFLKDVGVGYLTLDRSAGTLSGGEAQRIRLATQIGSKLMGVLYILDEPSIGLHQRDNTKLLNTLKELRDLGNTVIVVEHDEETMEESDFILDMGPGAGIHGGEIVAKGSPEEIKKNKKSITGKYLSGEKTIPINSSPRKGNSKSIQVVGATENNLKNIDLEIPLGLLVVVTGVSGSGKSTLVNEILYKYLANRIMKSKTVSGKHKSIKGIENLDKVINIDQSPIGRTPRSNPATYTGLFTPIRELYANLEEAKLRGYGPGRFSFNVSGGRCEACEGDGIIKIEMHFLPDVYVTCEVCNGKRYSKETLEVKFKGRNIFDVLEMTVEDALEFFQNIPSVKRKLETLKEVGLDYIKLGQSATTFSGGEAQRIKLSTELSKRPTGKTLYILDEPTTGLHFEDVRKLLVVLQTLVDKGNSMIVIEHNLDIIKNADYIIDMGPEGGDGGGEVIAVGTPKEISKVNRSFTGQYLKKILGSKQ, translated from the coding sequence ATGTCTGATAATTTTATACGGGTAAGAGGGGCAAGGGAGCACAATTTAAAAAATATCAATATAGATATTCCAAGAGATAAATTGGTTGTAATTACCGGTCTATCCGGATCAGGGAAGTCATCTTTGGCTTTTGATACAATTTATGCAGAAGGGCAAAGACGTTATGTGGAAAGCCTTTCGAGTTACGCAAGACAATTTTTAGGTCAGATGGAAAAACCGGATTTAGACTTAATTGAGGGTTTAAGTCCAGCCATTTCCATCGAGCAGAAAACTACCCATAGAAATCCTCGCTCTACTGTAGGCACTGTTACAGAAATTTACGACTATTTAAGGTTACTATACGCAAGGATTGGAAAACCACATTGCCCTGTTTGCAAAACTTTAATTACCTCTTTATCCGTAGATCAAATCACTGAAAGAATTTTACTTTTTCCTGTTGGTTCAAAGATTCAAATTCTTGCACCGGTAGTCCGCTCTCTAAAAGGTGAGCACAAAGAAATCTTTGACAAGGCGAGAAAAGATGGATTTAACAGAGTAAGAATTAATGGAGAAATTCATTCACTCGATGAAGAATTCCACCTAAAAAAAAATATTAAGTCTAATATTGAAATTGTAGTAGATAGACTTGTGATAAAAGAAGGACTAAACTCAAGACTTGCCGACTCAGTGGAGACTGCTTTAAAAGCATCTAATGGTTTACTCATAGTTGACGATGGAGAAAAAGACCACTTGTATAGTCAAAAACTTTCTTGTCCAAATTGTGATAATGTTTCGATTCCGGAGCTTTCTCCCAGACTATTTTCTTTCAATTCACCTGAAGGTGCTTGCCAAAAATGCGACGGACTTGGGATGCTTTTAGAGTTTGACGAAGAGTTAATCGTAAGCAATCCAGTTCTTTCTCTAATGGATGGTTGTTTTGAAGTATGGGGAAAAAGCGGGGGTTATTGGTATGTTGCAACTATTCATGCTTTAGCAAAAACTCTAAAATTTGATTACAACACTCCTTGGGAAAAATTACCCAAAAAAATTCAGAAGTCCATTCTACACGGTGATTCTTCTGTTAAAATTGATTATGATTTTAGAAAAGAAGATTCCCATTTTGAATTTTCTCGTGAGTTTGAAGGAGTGATCCCTAACTTACAAAGGAGGTATAAAGAAACTAAGTCAGACTCTATGCGTCAATGGATGGAGAGTTATATGACTAACCATCCATGCCCATCTTGTAACGGGAAAAGACTGAATCCGATGAGTCTTTCAGTCTCAATACAAAATACGACTATAGATAAATTTGTATCTTTTTCAGTAGAAAAGGCTTTGGATTTTACTAAGTCACTCGGAATTAAAGGTTCGGATGAAACTATAGCAAAACCAATTTTAAAAGAAATAAACCAAAGGCTTACCTTTTTAAAAGATGTAGGTGTTGGATATCTAACCTTAGATAGAAGTGCAGGTACGCTATCTGGAGGCGAGGCACAGAGGATTCGACTCGCTACCCAAATCGGTTCTAAGTTAATGGGAGTTTTATACATTTTAGATGAGCCTTCTATCGGGCTTCATCAAAGAGATAACACAAAACTACTAAATACACTAAAAGAGCTTAGAGACTTAGGGAATACGGTAATTGTAGTAGAGCACGACGAAGAAACTATGGAGGAGTCTGATTTCATTTTGGATATGGGCCCAGGGGCTGGGATTCATGGAGGAGAAATTGTAGCTAAGGGTAGTCCTGAGGAAATTAAAAAAAATAAAAAGTCCATTACAGGAAAATATTTGAGTGGTGAAAAAACTATTCCTATAAATTCAAGCCCAAGAAAAGGAAATTCAAAATCTATCCAAGTTGTAGGAGCTACTGAAAATAATTTAAAAAACATAGATTTAGAAATTCCACTTGGGCTACTTGTAGTAGTGACTGGTGTATCTGGATCAGGGAAGTCAACCTTAGTAAATGAAATTCTTTATAAATATTTAGCTAACAGGATAATGAAGTCTAAAACAGTTTCAGGAAAACACAAATCAATCAAGGGTATCGAGAATTTAGACAAAGTAATAAATATTGACCAGTCTCCAATTGGCAGAACTCCCAGGTCTAACCCTGCGACTTACACGGGACTATTCACACCCATTAGAGAACTGTATGCAAATTTGGAAGAAGCAAAACTTAGAGGCTATGGCCCCGGCAGATTTAGTTTTAACGTAAGTGGCGGAAGATGTGAGGCGTGCGAAGGAGACGGAATTATAAAAATCGAGATGCACTTTTTACCTGATGTGTATGTTACTTGCGAAGTGTGCAACGGAAAAAGATACAGCAAAGAAACCTTAGAAGTAAAGTTTAAAGGAAGAAATATTTTTGATGTATTGGAGATGACAGTTGAAGACGCATTGGAGTTTTTTCAAAATATTCCATCTGTAAAAAGAAAGTTAGAAACACTAAAAGAAGTCGGGTTGGATTATATAAAACTCGGTCAATCGGCTACCACTTTTTCGGGTGGGGAAGCTCAAAGGATCAAACTATCTACAGAGTTGTCGAAAAGGCCGACTGGTAAAACTCTATATATTTTAGATGAGCCAACAACTGGTCTTCATTTTGAAGACGTAAGAAAACTATTGGTAGTTCTGCAAACCTTAGTTGATAAGGGAAACTCAATGATAGTAATAGAGCACAACTTAGATATAATAAAGAACGCAGACTATATTATTGATATGGGACCTGAAGGAGGAGATGGAGGGGGAGAAGTTATTGCGGTAGGGACTCCGAAAGAAATATCTAAAGTGAATCGTTCTTTTACCGGACAATATCTAAAAAAGATTTTAGGGTCTAAACAATGA
- the sppA gene encoding signal peptide peptidase SppA — MLYPIFRIILLPLKTLQFLYYWVFHIFVKGEVLLVEVPSKFSSVQKSTILKIISGKDDEEFLIDFLTYLRLISKNPYIKKVFFMVKPIKYGLAEVDSICREIENLNSSGKETIAFTESGDLKTLYLLTYFQKKYTMDTGEFLSILPSSESFFFGKTAKKLGVEVESYASGAYKSFGEIFSKDKYSKPAKENIENLVNSIKDIIVQRFLESTNLKEKDLQKPILSSQFLLEKNFFDGFLDEEDFEENYSLKDFPKNTDSKNSLKESSEFQVLFFKKKKDFELFPKRKKSILILPLKGNIQEGDVDEEELKADSIHAKPLIKILRKIKNNKKIAGVILEMDTGGGSAFASEIIHKELEKLKKEKKLYCYFQNISASGGYYISTACEKIYSSKFCITGSIGTIVLRPNLKGLYDKLGITKDRIGFYENREIFSEYGKLSPSSKELIQLEIQRINSQFYKRVCDSRKITEKELEKLANGRVFSGKDFFHYKMVDSNSSIIDSIQDMKNELNLKNVNILYEPASYSLKSFFKDTKFIGSKLQDLQNLDIHFFEERLQKNLISQIAIQLQKNL; from the coding sequence TTGCTCTACCCAATATTCAGAATAATTTTATTACCATTGAAAACCCTTCAATTTTTATACTATTGGGTATTTCATATTTTTGTAAAAGGAGAAGTTTTACTCGTAGAAGTTCCATCTAAATTTTCCTCAGTTCAAAAATCTACTATCCTAAAAATTATCAGTGGTAAAGACGATGAAGAATTCTTAATAGATTTTTTAACATATCTTAGACTGATCTCAAAAAACCCTTATATCAAAAAAGTATTTTTCATGGTAAAACCAATCAAATACGGTTTAGCTGAAGTTGATTCTATTTGTAGAGAAATCGAAAATCTGAATTCTTCCGGAAAAGAAACTATAGCATTCACTGAATCGGGGGATTTAAAAACATTGTACCTACTCACCTACTTCCAAAAAAAATATACTATGGACACGGGAGAATTTTTATCCATACTCCCTTCCTCAGAATCTTTTTTCTTCGGAAAGACTGCAAAAAAATTGGGGGTAGAAGTAGAAAGCTACGCGTCGGGTGCTTATAAATCTTTTGGGGAAATATTTTCTAAAGACAAATACTCAAAGCCGGCAAAAGAGAATATAGAAAATTTAGTAAATTCTATTAAAGATATTATAGTCCAAAGATTTTTAGAATCAACAAACTTAAAAGAAAAAGATTTACAAAAACCAATTCTTTCATCTCAGTTTCTATTAGAAAAAAATTTTTTTGACGGGTTTTTGGATGAAGAAGATTTTGAAGAAAACTACTCTTTGAAAGACTTTCCAAAAAATACTGATAGCAAAAATTCTTTGAAAGAATCCTCAGAGTTTCAAGTTTTATTTTTTAAAAAAAAGAAAGATTTTGAACTTTTCCCAAAAAGAAAAAAATCCATTTTAATCCTCCCTCTAAAAGGAAATATCCAAGAAGGAGATGTAGATGAAGAAGAATTAAAAGCAGACAGTATCCACGCAAAACCGCTTATAAAAATTTTACGTAAAATAAAAAACAACAAAAAAATCGCAGGGGTAATTTTAGAAATGGATACGGGTGGAGGCTCAGCTTTTGCTTCCGAGATCATCCATAAGGAATTAGAAAAACTAAAAAAAGAAAAAAAACTATATTGCTATTTTCAAAATATTTCAGCTTCTGGTGGGTATTACATTTCCACGGCTTGTGAAAAAATCTATTCTAGTAAATTTTGTATTACTGGCTCAATAGGTACAATTGTACTTAGACCCAATTTGAAAGGTCTATACGATAAGTTAGGTATCACTAAAGATAGGATTGGTTTTTATGAAAATAGGGAAATTTTTTCTGAATACGGCAAACTAAGCCCTTCCTCAAAAGAGCTAATTCAATTAGAAATTCAAAGAATCAACTCTCAATTTTATAAACGAGTGTGCGATTCAAGAAAAATCACGGAAAAAGAATTAGAGAAGTTGGCGAATGGTAGAGTTTTTAGTGGGAAAGATTTCTTTCATTACAAAATGGTGGATTCTAATTCCTCGATTATAGACTCAATCCAAGATATGAAAAATGAGTTGAACCTAAAAAATGTAAACATACTCTATGAGCCTGCAAGTTATAGTTTAAAAAGTTTTTTCAAAGACACTAAATTTATCGGATCGAAGCTACAAGATTTGCAAAACTTAGATATACATTTTTTTGAAGAGCGTCTTCAAAAAAACCTAATTTCTCAAATTGCAATACAATTACAAAAAAATTTATGA
- a CDS encoding threonylcarbamoyl-AMP synthase, whose product MLKGGVVIFPTETVYGIGASAKDFQACSRIYTIKNRPSDNPFILHVFNIEEVKKIAHISNLANSIFEIYSPGPITLILKKKDKDLFSSNLDTIGVRIPRNKTALEFLLHVGVPICAPSANISGKPSITKLEDIESEFSEKVDLILKGEEPEIGLESTVIDFSVNPPILLRHGKISYIDLLEYIPDLRVVENVENAIKSPGLKYRHYAPDCKVILCDNLLDIERHENSAQIGFQFHLSLNINKKVKDNLEYMKELYSFFIQCDKNKIQTAYCEIPNEDKYKPALMDRISRAIKK is encoded by the coding sequence ATACTTAAGGGTGGGGTAGTTATATTTCCGACTGAAACTGTATATGGAATTGGTGCCTCGGCTAAAGACTTTCAAGCTTGCAGCAGAATTTATACAATTAAAAATAGACCTTCCGACAACCCATTTATATTGCATGTTTTCAATATAGAGGAGGTAAAAAAAATAGCCCATATTTCCAACTTAGCAAATTCTATTTTTGAAATCTATTCTCCAGGTCCCATAACTTTAATATTAAAAAAAAAAGACAAGGATTTATTTTCATCTAACTTAGATACAATCGGTGTTAGAATTCCAAGAAATAAAACAGCTTTAGAGTTTTTGTTGCATGTGGGTGTTCCGATTTGCGCCCCGTCTGCAAATATTTCCGGTAAGCCATCTATCACGAAATTGGAAGACATAGAGAGTGAATTTTCTGAAAAAGTTGACTTGATTCTGAAAGGTGAAGAGCCAGAAATTGGACTTGAGTCAACTGTAATAGACTTTTCAGTGAACCCGCCAATTCTTTTAAGGCACGGAAAAATTTCCTATATAGACTTATTAGAGTATATTCCTGATCTTAGGGTAGTTGAGAATGTAGAAAATGCAATTAAAAGCCCAGGGTTAAAATACAGACACTACGCACCCGATTGTAAGGTGATTCTTTGTGATAACCTTTTAGATATTGAAAGACATGAAAACTCCGCTCAAATAGGTTTTCAATTTCATCTTTCTCTAAATATAAATAAAAAAGTTAAAGACAATTTAGAATATATGAAAGAGTTGTATTCGTTTTTTATTCAATGCGATAAAAATAAAATTCAAACCGCTTATTGTGAAATACCAAATGAAGATAAGTATAAACCTGCCTTGATGGATAGAATATCAAGAGCTATAAAAAAATAA
- a CDS encoding hydrolase, with protein MEIKKGIRLKKFIKQLRTKLLYSTLILSWLFLSGFSFYIGVSILNSGKKEGKEVQSNNSHSAFSFASIQDSIESIVFKDSASSKEPGTDLNENLSKSNQKDKSAQEVDESAKQENEGLEFRASTWFSDYEAMKKTVHYYHEIHPFIYSMKGGLTNNGQILCSWSKQNRLDRVKELRALNPKVKIIPTIFRWENPKEKISENIGMNSRNDIRDKHIEIIIGEVETYGYDGIDIDYEGMSCNKKEKFEEFIVLLSKEMKKRNKILSIAVHPKTQSSKEKMVTCRGLPKKIKQDFQENWRGPTTHDYEFLAKHADRIKIMAYELHPRKYRNPGPGPQAPNTWIANIIEYAKTKVPAHKLYMAIPTYGYDWALNCKAPAKAVYFSDANRIRSLGVEHQPTDISKIFEKSANSKSWKNLSKFLYIHEDKVYEDPSLWYKSNGCDRVAFYMNRKAFEDKMNLLRKYNLGGFSFWQLLKDNDPGINDYLELLVSGKLPPVEPISVKQVVKVTQESKEKDENANENYPDSEEKDKTR; from the coding sequence ATAGAAATAAAAAAAGGAATTCGATTGAAAAAATTTATAAAACAACTAAGAACGAAACTACTATATTCAACTTTGATTTTATCCTGGCTTTTTCTTTCGGGATTTTCTTTTTATATCGGAGTTTCAATTTTGAATTCCGGGAAAAAGGAAGGGAAGGAAGTTCAATCCAATAATTCACATTCTGCATTTAGTTTTGCTTCAATTCAAGATTCGATTGAATCTATAGTATTTAAGGATTCTGCAAGTTCAAAAGAGCCGGGTACCGATTTGAATGAAAATTTGTCCAAATCGAATCAGAAGGACAAATCCGCACAGGAAGTTGATGAGTCAGCGAAACAAGAAAATGAAGGCCTTGAGTTTCGAGCCTCTACTTGGTTTTCAGATTATGAGGCAATGAAAAAAACTGTACACTACTACCACGAGATTCACCCATTTATTTATTCTATGAAGGGTGGACTGACCAACAATGGTCAAATTTTATGTTCTTGGTCAAAACAAAATCGGTTGGATCGAGTGAAAGAGCTGAGGGCATTAAACCCCAAGGTAAAAATTATTCCTACAATTTTCAGATGGGAAAATCCGAAAGAAAAAATTTCTGAAAATATTGGTATGAATTCCAGAAATGATATTCGAGACAAACACATCGAGATTATAATAGGTGAAGTAGAGACTTATGGATATGATGGGATTGATATTGATTACGAGGGAATGAGTTGTAATAAGAAAGAGAAGTTTGAAGAGTTTATTGTTCTTCTTTCTAAAGAGATGAAGAAAAGAAACAAAATTTTATCCATTGCGGTTCACCCCAAGACTCAATCTTCAAAAGAAAAAATGGTAACTTGTAGGGGTCTTCCAAAAAAAATCAAACAAGATTTTCAGGAAAACTGGAGGGGACCTACAACCCATGACTATGAGTTTTTGGCCAAGCACGCCGACCGTATTAAAATTATGGCTTATGAACTTCACCCGAGGAAATACAGGAATCCGGGGCCAGGCCCTCAAGCACCCAATACTTGGATTGCGAATATTATAGAATATGCCAAAACAAAAGTTCCTGCACATAAATTGTATATGGCAATCCCAACCTACGGATACGATTGGGCTTTGAATTGCAAAGCACCCGCAAAGGCTGTGTATTTTTCAGATGCCAATCGAATACGCTCTTTAGGTGTAGAGCACCAGCCAACTGATATTTCTAAAATTTTTGAAAAAAGTGCCAATAGCAAATCGTGGAAAAATTTATCTAAGTTTTTGTATATTCATGAAGACAAAGTGTATGAGGATCCGAGTTTGTGGTATAAGTCTAACGGTTGCGACCGTGTTGCTTTTTATATGAACAGAAAAGCATTTGAAGACAAAATGAATCTTCTACGAAAATACAATTTGGGTGGGTTTTCCTTTTGGCAATTATTAAAAGACAATGACCCGGGTATAAACGATTACCTTGAACTTTTGGTTAGTGGGAAACTTCCCCCGGTTGAACCAATTTCAGTGAAACAGGTTGTAAAGGTAACTCAAGAATCAAAAGAAAAAGACGAAAATGCAAATGAGAATTATCCTGATTCAGAAGAGAAGGATAAAACGAGATAA